A window from Pseudomonas moraviensis encodes these proteins:
- a CDS encoding sigma-54 dependent transcriptional regulator → MWRETKILLIDDDSVRRRDLAVILNFLGEENLPCGSHDWQQAVGSLSSSREVICVLIGTVNAPGALLGLLKTLATWDEFLPVLLMGDNSSVDLPEDQRRRVLSTLEMPPSYSKLLDSLHRAQVYREMYDQARERGRHREPNLFRSLVGTSRAIQHVRQMMQQVADTDASVLILGESGTGKEVVARNLHYHSKRRDAPFVPVNCGAIPAELLESELFGHEKGAFTGAITSRAGRFELANGGTLFLDEIGDMPLPMQVKLLRVLQERTFERVGSNKTQSVDVRIIAATHKNLESMIEIGSFREDLYYRLNVFPIEMAPLRERVEDIPLLMNELISRMEHEKRGSIRFNSAAIMSLCRHGWPGNVRELANLVERMAIMHPYGVIGVVELPKKFRYVDDEDEQMVDSLRSDLEERVAINGHTPDFSANALLPPEGLDLKDYLGGLEQGLIQQALDDANGIVARAAERLRIRRTTLVEKMRKYGMSRAGGDEQADD, encoded by the coding sequence ATGTGGCGTGAAACCAAAATTCTGCTGATCGATGACGATAGCGTCCGCCGCCGCGACCTGGCGGTGATTTTGAATTTTCTTGGCGAAGAAAATTTACCCTGCGGCAGCCATGACTGGCAGCAGGCAGTCGGCTCTTTGTCGTCTAGTCGTGAGGTCATTTGCGTACTGATCGGGACCGTCAATGCTCCTGGCGCGCTTTTGGGCTTGCTAAAGACACTCGCAACCTGGGATGAGTTCCTTCCGGTTTTGTTAATGGGCGATAATTCTTCCGTTGACCTGCCTGAAGACCAGCGTCGCCGCGTCCTTTCGACCCTGGAAATGCCGCCCAGCTACAGCAAATTGCTCGATTCGCTGCACCGCGCCCAGGTCTATCGCGAGATGTACGACCAGGCCCGTGAACGCGGCCGTCATCGCGAACCCAATCTTTTCCGCAGCCTCGTCGGCACCAGTCGTGCGATCCAGCACGTCCGTCAGATGATGCAGCAGGTGGCCGACACCGACGCCAGCGTGCTGATCCTCGGCGAGTCCGGCACTGGCAAGGAAGTGGTCGCGCGCAACCTGCACTACCACTCCAAGCGCCGCGACGCGCCGTTCGTGCCGGTCAACTGCGGGGCGATCCCTGCTGAGCTGCTGGAAAGCGAACTGTTCGGCCACGAGAAGGGCGCCTTCACCGGTGCGATCACCAGCCGTGCCGGACGCTTTGAACTGGCCAACGGCGGCACGCTGTTCCTCGACGAAATCGGCGACATGCCGCTGCCGATGCAGGTCAAACTGCTGCGCGTGCTTCAGGAGCGTACCTTCGAGCGCGTGGGCAGCAACAAGACCCAGAGCGTCGACGTGCGCATCATTGCCGCGACCCACAAGAATCTCGAAAGCATGATCGAGATCGGCTCGTTCCGCGAAGACCTCTACTATCGCCTGAACGTGTTCCCGATCGAGATGGCGCCGCTGCGCGAGCGTGTCGAAGATATCCCGCTGTTGATGAACGAACTGATCTCGCGCATGGAGCACGAGAAGCGTGGTTCGATCCGTTTCAACTCGGCGGCGATCATGTCGCTGTGCCGTCACGGCTGGCCGGGCAACGTCCGCGAACTGGCCAACCTCGTTGAGCGTATGGCGATCATGCACCCGTACGGGGTGATCGGCGTGGTCGAGCTGCCGAAGAAATTCCGCTACGTCGACGACGAAGACGAGCAAATGGTCGACAGTCTGCGTAGCGATCTTGAAGAGCGCGTGGCGATCAATGGCCATACTCCGGACTTCAGCGCCAACGCACTGCTGCCGCCGGAAGGTCTGGACCTCAAGGACTACCTCGGTGGCCTGGAGCAGGGCCTGATTCAGCAGGCGCTGGACGATGCCAATGGCATTGTCGCCCGTGCTGCTGAGCGTCTGCGTATTCGTCGCACCACGCTGGTCGAGAAGATGCGCAAGTACGGCATGAGCCGCGCTGGAGGAGATGAACAGGCGGATGATTGA
- the fliS gene encoding flagellar export chaperone FliS, translating to MNPMLALRQYQKVGAHAQTSEASPHRLVQMLMEGGLARIAQAKGAIERKDIPGKCTAISKAIGIVSGLREGLDLENNAEALADLDGLYIYMMKRLAEANISSDPRVLDEVAGLLTTVKEGWDAIAPVPAPQF from the coding sequence ATGAACCCGATGTTAGCCCTTCGGCAATACCAGAAAGTCGGCGCGCACGCGCAGACGTCCGAAGCGAGCCCGCACCGCCTGGTGCAAATGTTGATGGAAGGTGGCCTGGCCCGTATTGCTCAGGCCAAAGGCGCCATCGAGCGCAAGGACATCCCCGGCAAATGCACGGCGATCAGCAAGGCTATCGGCATCGTCAGTGGCCTGCGCGAAGGTCTCGATCTCGAAAATAATGCAGAGGCGCTGGCCGATCTGGATGGCCTGTACATCTACATGATGAAGCGCCTTGCCGAAGCAAATATCAGCAGCGATCCACGTGTCCTCGACGAAGTGGCCGGCCTGCTGACAACGGTCAAAGAAGGCTGGGACGCCATCGCGCCTGTGCCGGCTCCGCAGTTCTGA